The Parabacteroides timonensis sequence AACCTATCATTCTAATTTCGATCCGGATAAAACGTATAAACAAACTTATGACGAAGGTAAAGTAATAACTGCCACTTATCCGGCTACCGGTCTACCGCAACGTCCGAACCACATCTTTATTAAATGGACAACTAATGCCGATGGAACCGGTACAGCTTATCAGCCCGGAGCATCCTTCACCATTACTGAAAATATCGACCTTTATGCCCAGTGGGAATCTAGCTCCACACTGAAATTACAATGGTCGGTATCTAAGACGACTCCGGAAATCTATGAATTCAACGATGTGGAAAACAACTCCACAACAACTGTTATGGTGGGAACTCCTGTCTATGTACAGATTCGTCCGATTGAACTCGATCATATAGACTTCGATACCTGGTCGATTGAATATGCAGCAACACCTGACAGTTATCACTATCCGATGGACGAAGCCATAGGTAAAACAGTACGCTACGATTTTAACAAAGGAGAAGCCCATACATTGGAAGGTACCTATTATTATAATGTAACCAGGCTGATATTGTATAAAAACGGATTAGAGGTTACCTCTTATATTTATCGTAATGCCTCCTGTACGCATAAAGTGATTATTTTGTCCGAACCGGTTGTAAAAGACCCAGTCCTGCAATGGTCGGTATCCACCATTACGCACGAACTACCTTATTTCAAGGATGTGGACGACCAGACGACAACTTCCGTGAATTACGGTACTCCTGTCTTTGTACAGATCCGTCCAGTCGGATATGACGGTATCACCTTCGAACGCTGGGATGTCGAATATGCCGTAACGCCTGTGGAACATTACTATGGCATGAATCCGACACTGAAGACAGAACGTCACAGTTTCAATAATAAAGAAGCACATACTGAAAAAGGTACGTATATCTATACAGTAACCAAGTTAACATTGTACGATTTGTATGGCAACCAGATCGTTGAAACATACGACTATAATAACTCTCCGTATAGACATACCATTGTTATTTGTGACGGAGAAGGTCCAGGTCCGGGACCGGGAGGTGCTCTGCAATGGTCGGTATCTACTGCTTCCAATAAGCTTGAAGACTTCCGGGATGTGGACAATCTGACTACAACAGCCGTGAATAAAGGCACACCGGTATACGTACAGATTCGCCCGGTTGGTTTCAACAACGTTACTTATGACCGTTGGGAGATTGAATATACAGCCACACCTGCAGACTATCATTATCCTCTGGAAGAGACTGTTGCCCGTACCGAACGTTATACCTTCAATAAAGGTGAAGCGCATACACTGGTAGGCACCTACGTCTACAATGTTTACAAGCTGACACTCTACAACGGTGAAAGTATCGCAACAGAACAATATTATACCGAACCGGCATACATCCACACGATCATCATCCGCGACGGAGGACTGATCGGCCTGGGTAAAATCGCTCCTTATTGTAGCGTAGAAGGTGAATTCAGAATACCTGTTCAATTACTCGACCCGGACAATATCCTCGAATACTCTGTACGCTTTTCCGATGAAGCCCTCAATGCCGGCTTCAAGGATACCGAATATAGAGACGTAACTCCGAATTACCTTACAGTTCCTGTTAGTAGTATCATTGCAAAAGGGATCTATACAGGAAATGTGTATGTACGTAAGAAGAGCGATCCGGGGCTGGTAGAACTTCATCCGTTTGAGATCGAAGTATTGCAAACGACTATGATTACCCGCCAGCCTCAATCGATAAATGTCTGTGATGGCGACGCCTTCACATTATCGGTCGAAGCTATCGGTATTAACCTGAGCTACCAGTGGTTCTTCAACGAGGAGGCTATACCAGGTGCGACTTCTGACAGCTACACGGCAGCATTGACTCCGGAAAAGGAAGGGATCTATTATGTAGACGTATACGGTGACTGCGGAATGGAGAGCAGCCGCACGGTAACGGTTAGCAAGAATGGTTTGCGTATCCTGGTGAAATGGAACGAGTTTCTATACATCACCAATCAGGATAACGAGTTTGTACGCTTCCAGTGGTATAAGGATGGACAGAAGATCGACAAAAACGGTACTTCTATCTATTATTCCGTACCGGAAGGATTGCTGGGTACCTACTTCATACAGGCATATCGTGCCGATGATACCTATGTGGTAAGCTGTCCGATCACATTCGAGACACTGACACAGTTCCAGAGTACCCGTGTTTATCCGACGATGGTCAACAAGAACACACCGATCACGATCCAGACAGGAGCACCGGATGAAACTCCTGAATCGGCTGTCGTAGAGGTATACAACCTGAACGGACAGATCGTAAACAGACTGGAGATGAAGACATGGGAAACTACCCTGTCTACCGATATGGCTTCAGGAAGCTATATCGTCAAGGTTACGACAGAATCCGGAAGAACAACAACTCACAAAATTATTATCAAATAAAAGAACCTGAATATGATCAAGATGATTTCCAATATAAGAAAAACGGTTTTATTACTTGCCACCGGCTGCCTGGTCAGCACCGTTTCCGCTCAGCAGGGAACGGGGGGCAGAGAACGTAGCCAGTATAACAACAACCAGCAGCAACAGCGTCAGCAGCAGCGTGAATATCGTGAAGAACAACGCGATACAACAAAGACTAAAACGTCCTACCTCACCGTCTCCGGCGGTGTGGGTTCCTCTTCCTTACGCTATGATCTGAATTATCAAATCGAGGGCTTTCAGGAAAAAGGCAACCGCGACAATAAACTCGGTTATGAAGTCGATATCCGTTACAGTTACTTTTTCAATCCCCACTGGGGGGTTGCTACCGGCGTAGGTATCTCCCGTTATGCAACCGTAGGCAGGCTAAGAGGAGATATGTCGGACGACAAGTATATGAAGCTGGGTAACATGATAGATGACGACGACTTCTCCGGTCACCCGCGTGAGTTCGAACTGCGTGCCCGACTGAAAGGCCTGGAAGAAAAGCAAACAGCTTTTCTTCTGGATATACCTTTGATGGCAATGTACCAAACGCGTTTCGGCGAAGAAGAAAACTGGGGAATGTATGCCGGGCTGGGTGTTAAACTTCAACTCCCTGTCCAGACAAAATACAAAGTACAGGATAACACGGCCAGTGAACTGAATGTGTCGGGATATTACCCGCATATTCCGTCTGATGTAGGTTCTCCTTCCGAATCGCCCGTGCCTCATCATGGATTCGGCACGATCAATGATCCGGGCAGCCAACTCGACTGGAGCGGCAAGAACAAACTGAAGTTAGGCGTAGCAGGAACAGCTGAATTAGGTTTCCTGATATCATTGAACGAAGACAAAGATATCGACTTGCTATTGGGTGGCTATATCGACTATGGTTTTACCAACATGAAGAAGAAAAAAGACCAGGGTTTACTCTCCTCTCCTGCATCTTATCATCCCGAAGGAAATAAGATCGTCGGACAAGGTATTCCTTACAACGGCATGCTGAATTCGAATGTAACCGATAAGGTGAAAGTGATGTCGTTCGGTGTGAAATTAGGGTTACGATTCAAACTGAATTGATAAAGTTCAGAGAACCTATATTTAATATGTTAAGCGATCAAAAAAGGCCGGAAGTTATTTTCCGGCCTTTTACTTATCAGGCAATTACTTATTTTTCATTCTTTACTGGGGACCAGTTATTCCAGTCGGGAGGAGTTACTCCCAGTAAATGTTTTACAAAGAAATCCAAACGTTTCCGGTCTCCATATTCACCTCCCAGCGTATGGTTGCTTCCCGGTACGACTACCAGTTCAAATTCTTTCTTTGCTTTTATAAGGGCATTGACAACCTGCATGGTTGTAGCCGGATCTACATTATCATCCATCTCACCGACCATCAGCATCAATGGCCGCGTCAATAAATGGGCATTTTCCACATTACTACAAGCCACATAACTGCTATCGACCGGATATCCCATCCACTGCTCGTTCCACCAGATCTTATCCATCCGGTTGTCGTGACAGCCACATCCGGCATAAGCAGCCTTATAGAACTCAGGATGGAAAAGTACAGCAGCCATTGCTTCCTGACCTCCGGCCGAACCACCGAACACACCTACCTTATCGATATCCATATAAGGATATTTTTGTGCTGCCGCTTTCATCCAGGCAATACGATCCGGGAAACCTGCATCTTTCAGATTCTTATAGATAATACTTTCAAAGGCTTTACTACGGAAAGATGTTCCCATCCCGTCGCACTGGACAACGATAAAGCCTAATTCGGCGATTTGCTGATGGAACCAGTAGAATGACCGGAATTCCTTCGGTGTATAGGCACTTCCGGGGCCGGCATAAATATATTCGAGTACCGGATATTTCTTAGACGGATCGAAATTGGTCGGACGGAAAATGACACCCCATATATCCGTTTCGTTATCGCGTCCTTTAGCTACGAAAGGCTCAGGAGCAATCCATCCGCGTTTCTTTAATTCTGTCAGATCGGATTCTTCAAGCGGCATGACCACCTTTCCATCTTTGGCACTGCGCAAAACAGATTTAGGAGCCTTGTCGACCTTCGACCAGGTATCGACCAGGAACTTATTATCAGCCGAAAACCAGGCTGTATGAGTGCCTTCTTCCGGAGTCAGACAAGTAAGGCCGGTACCGTCCATATTGATACGGTAGTAGCGTACCAGGTAAGGGTCTTCATCTTTCACCATTCCACTGGCGGCAAAATAGATCACGCGGTTTGTTTCATCCACCTCAACCACATTACGCACATACCATTCGCCTTTGGTGATCTGTTGTTTTACCTGTCCTGTTTGGCGGTCTATCAGATAAAGATGGTTCCAGTTATCGCGCTCGCTCATCCAGATCAGTTCATTCCCGTTAGCCAAGTCTTTGCGGAAATAACGGGTGTAATTGACAAAGGTGTTGCTTGTTTCTTCTACGATAGGGCGAACTTTACCTGTTTCGGCAGAAAGTTCCAATACCCGGTAAACCTGATGCCCGCGCTGATTATATTCAAAAAGAAGTGACCGGCTGTCCTTATGCCAATCCAGTCCGTGTACATCGAACTGGGAGGCAAAGAGTTCAGTCGACGGTGCTTTCACCTCTCCTGTCTCCACATTAAAAATATGGGGAACACGGAAAGGAAGGGCATCACCGGGTTTGGCATATTCCCGTTTATGCAGTTTGGGTTGTAACTGGTCTTTCGGTGATGACTCTACGAAATAAATATATCTCTTTTCTGCCGGACGGATCTTCATAGAAGCCACTTTCCGGGAGTCGGGCGACCAACTGATATAGGCAGAGTAATACTCACCGGGAGCACCATCCAGGCTCAGGGCTTTTTCCTGTCCGGTGGCTACTTCCTTTACATAGACATTGCTATTTTTAACGAAAGCAATCCTTTTTCCATCCGGAGAAGGGATGGAATCGCCTGTACGTTCCTCATCCGTTTCCGCCCAGTAGCGGTTAGGCCAATGGCGGGTATTTTCCGTGAGCAGGCGTTGCTTCATGGTGTCGGGCATGGCAATACGTGTTTTTTTATCAGCATCGACAATCACGTACTTTTCACCTTCCGGGGTGTTGCGTACATACCAGAAACGATGAGAGTCGCCTATCCAGCGAGGATTCATGTTCGAATAAGGAACAGCATCTTTAAACTTCTCAGGTAAAGAAAAGGCACGGGCATAGTCGTCTGCCGTGCCTTGAGCCCTGAGGGCACCGGCAAATAATCCGGTACCCAGAGCTACTAGCAATACTAATCTTTTCATTATCTACTACATATAAAAAATCCAAACTATTCTATAGTCCATTCAAAAAGGCCTGCAGAGTTTTTCTCCGGTTGTACCACTTCCAGTTTAACTGCTGAAGTTTTTACCGGTGTAAAACGGACTGTATTAGGATCTCCCTTGGCTACTCCATATTGAGTGGAGTTTTCTACGGGTTGCCAGTTACCGGAAGCATCTTTATAATAAATTTTCCAGCTTTGTGGGATACGGCAACCTCCCCAGGGGGCATCATCATACCAATAAACAGTAGTGGAAGAGACTTCCTGCGGTTGTTCAAACTCGTATGCGATCCATTCGGTAGTACCTTCCTGAGGCCACCAATGATAATAAGGGACAGTACGGTCGTTTTCATCCTTCGGGGTCAGACCGTCATTAATAGCAGAAATCGATTTTACCATATGAGAGGCTGTGATTTTTGCTTTTGAAGCGATCGTCGGAGGCATTACCGGGCGGGTTGCACTTACATCCTGCGGCAACCAAACGGACATTTCACCGGTACCGCGATGTGCCCAGGCATAATAAGGGATCATGGTCAGGGTGACATCTTTGGTAACCAGGCGACCGTTTTCATCGTACCCCAACGTTTGTGCTTGTGTTTTCAGTTCGTCGATACCATACAGAAGTTCCGGTTTACGTTCTACCGTGAATTCCGGTTTACGATTCATAAATACGCTCAGTACACTGAAGTCGTTATCAGGCCATTCGGCACAATAAACGAGCGGACCACGTTCAACAGAGATCTTTCCCCGGTCGGCTTCTACTTTCGAGTTGGCTTTTACGGTACGCGGTTCCATATCGAAATGAACTTCTACGACATCCCCTTTTTTCCACAGACGGTTTATAGCAAAATAACCCTTATCGAGATTACTTCTGAATGTTTCTCCATTCACTTTTACAGAATAATTCAACTGCTTATTATCAGTAAATGAATATAGATTGCTCGGAACGACTTCACCCTGTACCCAGCCCGGTATACGAATCTTTAAGGTGAAGTTTTGTTTTCCTTTCGGAGAAACGGATACGCGGATATCGCCGTTCCAGGGATATTCGGTAGTCTGGGCCAAGGTCACTTTCTTTCCTTCTACATTCAGCTCAGATGTGTTACTCATAAACAGATTGACATATACATCCTTATTGTGTACGGCATAAACATATCCGGGTAAAGAAGGAATAAAACGGCAGATATTAGACGGACAGCAGGCACATCCAAACCAGGGCTGACGCTGATGCTGACCGATAGATTCCAGCGGGTTCGGATAGAAAAAACCGCCTCCATCCAAAGATACTCCGGAGATCAATCCGTTATACAAGGAGCGTTCCAATACATCGTAATATTTAGATTCGCCGTGAAGGAGGAAGAGACGATAGTTCCAATACACGTTACCGATCGCTGCACAGGTCTCGCAATAGGCAGACATATTAGGCAACTCATAATTTTCACCGAATGCTTCACCGTGGCTGGTAGCACCGATACCTCCGGTAACATACAATTTCTTGGTTACTACATTATCCCATATCTTGTCAATGGCATGTACATATCCGGTATCACCGGTCAACGCGGCAACATCTGCCATCCCTGAATACATATAGGCAGCACGAACGGCATGGCCGACTGCCTCATCCTGTTCCAAAACAGGCTTATGAGCCTGACTATAAGCATCGGTACGGGTAGTATATCCACGTTTATCGAGGAAGAATTTAGCCAGATCGAGATATTTCTGTTGTCCCGTCACCAGATATAATTTAGCCAGTGCCATCTCTGCGATCTGATGGCCGGGAACGCGAACGAGCTGTCCGGGCTTATCCCCTATTTCCCGTTCCACGCAATCGGCATACTTGATGGCGATGTTAAGGAAGTTCTTTTTTCCGGTAGCCTGATAATGGGCGATAGCACCCTCGATCATGTGTCCCAGATTATAAAATTCATGGCTCAGGTCTTCCACTTTTTCCCAGCGTTTACTACCGGCCCATTCATGCGGATGCTCGGGGTTCATAGTACGAGAGGTATATAAATATCCGTCGGGTTCCTGAGCGGCTGCAACTACCGTCAATACACTGTCGATATATTTGGCCAACTTTTTGTCCGGATAAGTTTGCATGGAGTAACTGGCACCTTCAATGGTCTTATAAACATCCGTATCGTCAAAAGCCAGGCCACCGACCTTATACTCGCTACTGGGATGAGCCGCTTTATAGAAGTTATCATAACGGCCGGTTTCTTCACATTTACTGAATGCTAAAGGTATTGTCACTTCACGACTGGCTTTCAGACGTTGTCCCCAAAAGCTGTCGGTTACTTTCACGGAAGTGAACGGAACAGGAGTGATCGGATATCCCCCGTCATGTGTTTGTGCACTTCCTGCCAGACATAAGCCGGCTAGTGTTATTACCAGGATACTTTTCATGTTATTAGTTATTAAGTGTATGTTTTCATACTTATTCTATCGTGGTGTAAAATTAACACCATACAATTAACTTTGTATCTGAAATGGTATGTTGTATAACAGACATTTAAACTTTCAATGCAGGCACTGACCTCACGTCAAGCCTGCATTGTTCTCAAATCAAATACTTAATCTACAAAAAGTGTGTGTATAACAGTCTATGATGTTTTAGTTAACTTTCCATTCGATCACACCGCCCGATTCACCTTTCTGTAAGTTGATTACAAGTTTCAGACCGGAAGTTGTGACGGGTTCGAAGTCGACCGAATTGTAACAATCTTTCTTACAACCGTATTCACCTTTAGCCTTCACGTCTTTCCAGGTGTTTCCTTCCTTATATTGCACTTTCCAGTTAGCCGGAACGCGATAGTTACCGTCGTAATGATCGAATTCAAGCCAGTAGACTTCTACATTCTTTACTGTTTCAGGCTGATTGAATACATATTCGATAGCTTCTTCCGAACCTGTCTTCAACCAGAAATAATGATAGGGTTTCGACATATCGTCCGAGCTCTTCGGATCCCACTGATCGTTTACACCATAACAATACTCACGACGTTCGATAGGCAGACCATCCTTCTGGATCGGTGCACTGACAATGGTAAATGACTGGGCACGGGAGGCGATGCTTGGTTCCGGAGTCGGTTTTGCATAATCGGCAGACGCCGGTATCCAGACAGCCATCTCTGCATTACCGCGATTGTTCCAAGTTGAATAAGGGATTAGTTTCACCGGTACGTCTTTTTCTTCGATAGTACCGTCGTCATTACGATTCAACTCTTTGGCTGTACCTTCCAATTCTACGATACCGTTCAATTTGTCCTTTTCAAATGTATAAGACAGAGAGGCATTTTCCGGAAGATACTTATTGAAGACATGGTGGTCTGACTGATCCACTCCTTCGAGGCAATAAACGACCGGACCACGTTCGATAGCCAACAAACCTTCGTCTGCTTTCACTTTCTCATGTGCTTTGACACGGCGAACATCCATCGGCAGAGATATTTCTACTACATCACCGGCATTCCACTGGCGTTCGAGAGAAACATAGCCGTCATACGCTTTGCTTTTAACAGCCTTACCATTCACTTTCACCTGATATTTATCCGATTCTTTGGATGTAAAAGTATACAAGTCGCTTCCGGTAACAGGTTCATTTTCAGCCCAACCCGGTATACGCAGTTTTAATGCGAAATTAGCAGCAGTTTGCGGTGTAACTGTTAATTTAACCGTTCCATCCCATGGATATTCAGTTTCCTGATCCAATTCAACTTCATTTTCACCCAGTTTCACTTTACTGTTGCTACCGATGTACAGATTCACAAAAATGCTATTTTCCTGAGTGGCATACATATACATCGGAACAGAGGCCATAAAACGGGTTACATTACCCGGACAGCAGGCGCATCCGAACCAAGGAGCACGTTCATGCTGTCCCATCGATTCCAGCGGATTGTCATAGAAGAATTTATCTCCACTCAAAGAAACACCGGAGATTACACCGTTATATAGAGCACGTTCCAGTACATCCACATATTTAGCATCACCGGTTGCCAGGAACATACGTTGATTCCAATATACATTGGCGATAGAAGCACATGTTTCGCAATAAGCACTGTGATTATGTAATTCATATTCCGGTCCGAAACCTTCACCTTGTGCTCTCGAACCGATTCCACCGGTTATATAAAGTTTTTTGGTTGCCATATTATTCCAGATACGGCAGATAGCGTTAAAATAAGCAGAGTCTTTTGTCAAAGCGGCAACGTCGGCCACTCCGGAATAAAGATAACCGGCACGTACGGCATGACCGACAATCTCTTCCTGCTCCAGGATAGGCATGTGATCCTGGCTATATGCATTTAATCGATGACCGTCTGTACCGCGTCCTGCTTCTTCCACAAAGTAACGGGCCATATCCAGATATTTCTGGTCACCTGTCACTTTATACATTTTAGCCAGCCCCATTTCAACAATAGGATGCCCTGACGGAACACGCTTCTGCCCTTCATTCGGACCGAACACCTGACAAACCAGATCCGCATTTTTTATAGCGACATCCAGTAAAGCACGTTTACCGGTAGCACGATAATGAGCTACGGCTGCTTCATACAGGTGACCGCAGTTATAGAGTTCATGGCTGTTTAGTTTTTCCCAACGTTCCTTCCCCCACCAACGCGACAGCCGTTCACATTTATTCGTTACGCAGGTAGTCAGATAGCCATCCGGTTCCTGGGCGGCACCAATCAGTGTGATGACACTATCCAGATAGGCATCCAATTGAGGATCATATTTAACTGCCAGAGAATAAGAGGCTCCTTCAATGATCTTGTACGGATCAGTATCATCGAACGGAAAATCGCCTTTGTGTTCGCCTTTGATAAGTCCGCCGGCAAGGGCAAAGTTATCGAAACGTCCGTTCAACTCACATTGTTTGAATGCAGACGGGATAGATACAGTCCGGTTTACTTCGATACGGGGAGCCCAGAAATTATCTGTCAGATGTACTTCAGTAAACGGGACCTCTACGATCGGCTCTGTGGATGTATATTTATCCGGAATAGACTGACAGGCAAACAAACCGATAATAGGGATCGATGTAAATAATAATTCTTTCAGCATAACGCAAATATTTTGTTTTTGACTAATCCTACACTATTGTTGTTGTTTTAATGAAATAGCGAAACCTCCTCCTGGCGCCATCGACAGTTTTAGTTGAGTTTGTGAAGTAACTGTTTTTACTTCTTTTTTATAATCAGTAGCCTGCTTGGCTGCGTTCACTCCATCTTTAAATATGGTAGCTGTATAGTTACCGTTACCAAGAAAAGAGAGATCCAAAGTAACTTCACGCGAATCCCAGTTTGTCATTCCACCAATGTACCAATCAGTTCCCACACGACGGGCCGATACGATATATTCTCCCATCGTGCCCTGGAGAATACGAGTTTCTTCCACTCCGGTATTAGGAATACTGACTATAAAATCGGTACACTCTTTTTCTTTCCGATATATAGTCGGGTTATCAGCCAACATTGTCAATGGCGAGTCGTGTACGACATAGGCTGCCAACTGATGACAACGTGTACCCTGGCTCATCGGGTTATAGTAAATATCTTTGAAATCTTTTTTAGAAGCATTCCTCATCGCTCCGGGAGTATAATCGACCGGGCCAGCCATCATACGGATATAAGGCATTATCACATCATATTGCATCATATCTTTTTCAACTGTACTCCATTTCATTTCTTCCATACCGAACACACTTTCAAAATTGATAATGTTCGGATAAGTACGGTTAAGACCTGTCGGTTTATAGATTCCATGCAAATCGAGCGACAACTTATATTTAGCAGTTGCTTCAGCAATCCTGTAAACCATTTCTACTGCTGTCTGGTCATCCCGATCGAGAAAGTCGACCTTGAAACCACTGATTCCCATTTCCGAATATTTCTTGCATGCGGCTTCCAGCTGTTCATCGAGAACATTAAATACAGTCCACAAAATAATATCGACCTGTTTACTTTTAGCATAACGAACAAGTTCCGGCAAATCAAGATCGGGAATAACTGTCAACAT is a genomic window containing:
- a CDS encoding glycoside hydrolase family 127 protein; protein product: MLKELLFTSIPIIGLFACQSIPDKYTSTEPIVEVPFTEVHLTDNFWAPRIEVNRTVSIPSAFKQCELNGRFDNFALAGGLIKGEHKGDFPFDDTDPYKIIEGASYSLAVKYDPQLDAYLDSVITLIGAAQEPDGYLTTCVTNKCERLSRWWGKERWEKLNSHELYNCGHLYEAAVAHYRATGKRALLDVAIKNADLVCQVFGPNEGQKRVPSGHPIVEMGLAKMYKVTGDQKYLDMARYFVEEAGRGTDGHRLNAYSQDHMPILEQEEIVGHAVRAGYLYSGVADVAALTKDSAYFNAICRIWNNMATKKLYITGGIGSRAQGEGFGPEYELHNHSAYCETCASIANVYWNQRMFLATGDAKYVDVLERALYNGVISGVSLSGDKFFYDNPLESMGQHERAPWFGCACCPGNVTRFMASVPMYMYATQENSIFVNLYIGSNSKVKLGENEVELDQETEYPWDGTVKLTVTPQTAANFALKLRIPGWAENEPVTGSDLYTFTSKESDKYQVKVNGKAVKSKAYDGYVSLERQWNAGDVVEISLPMDVRRVKAHEKVKADEGLLAIERGPVVYCLEGVDQSDHHVFNKYLPENASLSYTFEKDKLNGIVELEGTAKELNRNDDGTIEEKDVPVKLIPYSTWNNRGNAEMAVWIPASADYAKPTPEPSIASRAQSFTIVSAPIQKDGLPIERREYCYGVNDQWDPKSSDDMSKPYHYFWLKTGSEEAIEYVFNQPETVKNVEVYWLEFDHYDGNYRVPANWKVQYKEGNTWKDVKAKGEYGCKKDCYNSVDFEPVTTSGLKLVINLQKGESGGVIEWKVN